One part of the Raphanus sativus cultivar WK10039 chromosome 7, ASM80110v3, whole genome shotgun sequence genome encodes these proteins:
- the LOC108831491 gene encoding zinc finger A20 and AN1 domain-containing stress-associated protein 2-like translates to MDHDKTACQSPPQGPKLCINNCGFFGSAATMNMCSKCNKTMLFQQEHGAKLASAVSGSPSNIIKETKSVEPMAVSVQAVAEVVAPEEAAAKPKEGPSRCTTCNKRVGLTGFKCCCGGLLCGTHRYADVHNCSFDYHASRQEAIAKANPVVKADKLAKI, encoded by the coding sequence ATGGACCACGACAAGACAGCATGCCAAAGCCCACCCCAAGGTCCCAAGCTATGCATCAACAACTGCGGTTTCTTTGGAAGTGCTGCCACAATGAACATGTGTTCCAAGTGTAACAAGACTATGTTGTTTCAACAGGAACATGGAGCTAAGCTTGCATCTGCAGTGTCTGGATCACCCAGCAACATCATCAAGGAAACGAAATCCGTCGAGCCAATGGCTGTCTCAGTACAAGCTGTTGCAGAGGTAGTAGCACCAGAAGAAGCTGCAGCAAAACCAAAGGAAGGGCCAAGCCGATGTACTACTTGCAATAAACGGGTTGGTTTGACTGGATTCAAATGTTGCTGTGGTGGCCTCTTGTGCGGGACGCACCGCTATGCAGACGTACACAACTGCTCTTTCGACTACCATGCTTCTAGGCAAGAAGCTATAGCTAAAGCAAACCCGGTTGTGAAGGCAGATAAGCTTGCCAAGATTTGA